Below is a window of Myxococcus xanthus DNA.
CGTAGTCCAGCGCGACGGACGACCGGGCGTAGACGATGAAGAAGGTGTAGGTGTCCGCGGCGCGCTCGGCGGCGGCCACCTTCACGTCAGTGAAGCCCATCTTCTTCGTGAAGACGGCGGCGGCCTCCTTGGCCTTCTCGGACAACGGCACCGGCAGGGTGAACGACAGCTGCACCACGCCGTCGTCCCGCCGGTCGCCGTAGGGACGGATGATCTGCTTGCTCGGCTTCACCATCGGCTCACTTCCCTCCGGCCCGCTGAATCTTGACGCTGGAGCCCACCTTCTGGGCCAGCGGAGCGAACCGCTCCTTCTTCGTCTGCTCCAGGTAGAAGACGACCGACCACGTCGTCTTTCCGTCGCAGCCCACATACGTCACGGAATCCACCGCGCCACTGCCATCCGGCGCCACGTCCGTCTCCTGACGCTTCGCCGCTGGCTGGGCGCCCACCTTCAGACGCTCCCAGCCCTTGCCGCCAATGGACGCGACAATCTTGTCCACGCACGTCTGGGCCTTCATGCCCGCCGTCTGCACGGCGCCCACGTCCACCAGGAAGTAGGCGTCCCCACTGGGCGCCTGGAACTTGTTGGTCCCACCCTCCTCGGTGCGGTTCCATGAGGCGGGAACCTGGATGGACACGTTCTTCACCTGGACCTGCGCCAGCGCATCCGCGGAGCCGCCCGCGGAGAGGACCATGGCAAGGATTGAACCGAGCATCACTGCGCCTCCAGGAGTTCCAGGAACGGGTTGAAATAGTCCGGCGCCTTCTCCAGCACGCCGTCGAGGCCCTTGCCGCCGGTCTCCTCGCGCTTCACGTCACCGAAGTGGCCCCGGCCGATGGCGGTCACCATGCCCTCGTCGCGGCACTCCTGGAGCAACTGCTCCGCCCGGCCGAACACCTCGCGCGCGCGGTTGGCGATCTTGCCGTCCTCGCGGACGGTGAACTCCTCGTCGATGCCTCGCGCCGCGCGGTGGATGTAGGCCGCGGACTTGAGCGCCACGTAGCGGTCCGCCAGGAGCGGCGTGTGCATGGCCTCCGTCATCATGCCCAGCAGCTGGATGCCCTGCCGTGTCCACATGGCCACCAGGTTCGCCATCACGTCGTACGTGTGGCTGAAGAAGATGTCCGTCTCCTTGTGCTTGGTGGGCGGCATGTACTTCAACGGCGCGTCCGGGAAGCAGCGGCGCACCAGCATGGCCTGGGACAGCTCGAGCAGCAGCGTGTCCTCGCGGTACGGATCGATTTCGTACGCGTGGCCGATGCCCAGCTGCCAGTCCTTGAGGCCCGCGCGCTTGGCGAAGCACTCGTTGATGAACTGGCTGGCGATGACGGTGTGGGCCGCGTCGTACGCGTCCGCGGTGGTGATGTAGTTGTCCTCGCCGGTGTTGATGATGATGCCGGCCAGGGCGCAGATGCGGCGGCTGAAGTACTGGTCGATGAACGTGCGCCGCATGTTGATGTCACGGAAGAGGATTCCGTACATCGCGTCGTTGAGCAGCATGTCCAGCTTCTCGTAGGCCGCGCAGAAGGCGATCTCCGACATGCAGAGGCCGGACGAGTAGTTGGTCAACTGGATGTAGCGCTTGAGCTTGCGGCTCTCGTCGTCCAGGGCCTCGCGCATGATGCGGAAGTTCTCCTGGGTGGCGTAGGTGCCGCCGTAGCCCTCCGTCGTCGCGCCGTGGGGCACGTAGTCCAGCAGCGACTGCGCCGTGGACCGGATGACGGCGATGACGTCCGCGCCCGCCTGGGCCGCCGCGCGCGCCTGGTCCACGTCGTCATAGATGTTGCCCGTGGCCACGATGACGTACTTGTGCGGCGCCGGGGGCATGGGGAACTGCTTGCGGAGCTCTTCGCGCTGGGCGATGCGGGCCTTCAGGTCATCGAGCGCGGCGCGGGCTTCCGCGCGCACCTCCTCACGGAGGTTGTGCTCCTGCTCGGGCGACAAGGGGGCCAGCTTCTCCGTGGGGAGCGCCGTCAGCCGCTCCACGGCCTCCAGCGGACTCTTCGCACCCAACTGCAGCGCGCGGCCGTACCAGTAGGCGGCGCCCTTGTTGAGCACCCCGGCGGCCTTCAGCTTGTCCACCATCAGGTTGGCGAGCGGCACGCCCCGCGCGCCAGCTCCGGAGAGGCCGAAGAAGCGCAACACAGTGCGCTCGGTTGAAACAGTGGTGTTACGGCGGATGAGGTCGAAGATCGGGTTGACGATTTCGTCCGCCAGCTTGCGCGCATGTTCAATCCGCGCGTCTTCAATGAACGGGCCTGGCATGGACGCACCTTACCCGCCCGAACGACAGCGGGTAGCGCCGATGCGCACCTGTACAACGTTGCCGCACCGCATTATCGGTTCCGGGTTCAAAGCACCGAAGGGCCGGTGACCGTCCCCACCGACAGGACGGTGACGCCACCGGCTTTTCGGTGGCCACTCATGGACTCAACAGATAACCCACTGGAATCATTCAGAGTCGAGCGGTGGCATGTCCCCTGCTCAGGACGGGATTGCCTTACCCCCTGAGACAAGGAGAGTCCCTTGCAAACCCGCTCCCTGCTTCTAACCGCCATTCTCTTTGGCGGTTCGGCCGCCGTCGCCGCGACGCCCCCTCCCCTGACGACGGACACCGGATCCCCCGTGGGGACCAACCAGAACTCCAAGACGGCCGGCCCGCGTGGCGGCGTCCTCCTGGAGGACTTCCACCTCATCGAAAAGCTGGCGCGCTTTGACCGTGAGCGAATCCCCGAGCGCGTGGTCCACGCCCGCGGCACCGGCGCCTACGGCACCTTCGAGAGCTACGGCGACTTCTCCAAGCTGACGCGCGCATCCCTCTTCTCCGCCAAGGGCAAGAAGACGCCGATGTTCGTGCGCTTCTCCACGGTCATCCATCCGACGGGCTCGCCGGAGACGCTGCGCGATCCTCGCGGCTTCGCGCTCAAGTTCTACACGGACGAGGGCAACTGGGACCTGGTGGGCAACAACCTGCCCATCTTCTTCATCCGCGACGCCATCAAATTCCCGGACATGGTGCACTCGCTGAAGCCGTCGCCCATCACGAACAAGCAGGACCCGAACCGCTCCTTCGACTTCTTCTCGCACCTGCCCGAGTCGACGCACATGCTCACGCAGGTGTACTCGGACATCGGCATCCCGGCGAACTACCGCCAGATGAACGGGCACGGCGTGCACTCCTTCAAGTTCGTCAACGCGAAGGGCGAATACAAGTACGTGAAGTTCAACTGGAGCTCGCAGCAGGGCGTGAAGAGCCTCACCGCCGAGGACGCCGCCCGCGTCATCTCCGAGGACCACCAGCACGCCACCACGGACCTCTACGCCACCATTGGCGCGGGCAAGTTCCCCTCGTGGGAGCTGAGCGTGCAGGTGCTGGACCCCAAGGAGCTGGACAAGTTCAGCTTCGACCCGCTCGACGCGACGAAGATCTGGCCCGAGGCGCAGGTGCCGTCCATCAAGCTGGGCAAGTTCACGCTCAACAAGATGCCGGACAACTTCTTCGAGGAGACCGAGCAGGCGGCCTTCTCCCCTGGCGTGCAGCCGCCGGGCATCGAGCCCTCCGAGGACCGCCTCCTGCAGGGCCGCCTGTTCTCCTACGCCGACACCCAGCGCTACCGCATTGGCGCCAACTATCAGTCGCTGCCCATCAACCGGTCCCGCGCGACGGTGAGCAACAACAACCAGGCGGGCAGCATGAACTTCGCCAACACGAAGTCGGACGTGAACTACGAGCCCAGCGTCAGCCGTGAGACGCAGGACGCGCCGCAGTACCTCTTCTCCAACGCGCCGCTCAGGGGCACCACGCAGCAGGGCGGCATCGAGAAGACGGACAACTTCGCGCAGGCCGGCGCCTTCTATCTGGCGCTCGACGCGGGCGGGAAGGACCGCCTCATCAAGAACCTGGCCGCGGACCTGAATCAGGTGCGTGATGCCAAGGTGAAGGCCCGCATGGTGGGTCACTTCTTCATGGCCAACCCTGACTACGGCACCCGCCTTGCCAAGGCGGTCAACGTGAAGCTGGACGACGCCAAGGCCGCCGTGGCCACGCTCGCCGCCCGCTGATTCGTTCTTCTCCGGGCCCTGGCATGGCTGTCTCCGCCAGGGCCCGGCGCTTCCCGCCACTCCCCCTGGGAGAAGGCCGGGATGTGGCGGCGCCCAGCGACTCCCCCCTCTCGCCGCCCGTCGCATCCCGGTCTTCCCTCAGCGGGGGCAGGCCCCCTCTCTCTTCTGGAGTCCGCCATGATTCGCAAGCTGCTCTTGGGAACGCTGGGCCTGTTGATGCTGGGTGCCAGCGTGTTGACGGCCGCGTGGATGTCCCTGCGCGCCACGCCCGCGCCGCAAGGGCGTCTGCTGGCCACGAGCGAGGCGGAGCGCTACCTGCTGGCCGCCGCCCGTGCCGGAGAGACGGACATCGTCGCCGGGCTCGTCCAGGCGGGTACGCCGGTGGAGGCGCGGGATGCTCGCGGCTTCTCGCCGCTCATCCTCGCCGCGTACCACGGGCACGCGGACACGGTGCGCGCCCTGCTCTCCGCCGGCGCGGATGCGTGCGCGGGCGACAACAACGGCAACACCGCGCTCATGGGCGCGGCCTTCAAGGGCTATGCGGACATCGTCGGACTGATCAATCAGCAACCCTGCGCGGTGGACCAGAGCAACCGCTTCGGCCAGACAGCGCTGATGTTCGCGTCCCTGTTCGGCCGCAAGGAGGTGGTGGAGCAACTCCGGCAGCAGGGGGCCTCCCCTGACGTGCGCGATGGCAGCGGCCGCAGCGCCCAGGACTGGGCACGCACGCAGGAGCCGAACGCGCCCGTGCCCCAGGCGCCCACCGCGCCGGAGACGTCCGCCTCGGCGCGATGACACGAAGGTGCTGCTCCGCCCAGGATGAGGCAAGGAGGCCCCATCCCGGTGAAGACGCCGCTGGGCATCGGGCCAGACGGCTCGACGGCTAGACGTATCGCGTGCCGAAGAGCTGGAGCAACTGCGGCTCGGTGCGCAGCAAGTCCAGCGTCAGCGCGGCGTGGCCGGGCACGTACCCGTTGCCCACCACCATGGTGACATCCTTGCCCACGCCCTCGGCGCCCAGGGCCGCCGCGGTGAAGCTGGTGGCCATGGAGAAGAAGATGGCCGTGCCGCCGTCCTTCACCGACAGGATGGTGGCCATCTCCGTGTTGCCCACGCTGGCGCAGTTGACCACCAGGTCGCAGAGCTGACCGTCCGTCGCCTGGCTCACCGCTTCCATGACGTCCACGCCCTGAGTCGCGTCCACCTTCAGGGCCACGTCACACAGGCCAATGCCGGACAGCAGGTCCAGCGCGCCCTGCGACACATCGAGCGCCAGCAGCTTGCCCCGACTCTCCAGTTTGCGCCGCGCCTGCGCCAGACACAGCGCCCCGCTCTTGCCCGCGCCCAGCACCGCCACCGTCATGCCCGGCCGCACGTGCCGGGCCACCAGCGCGGGCGCGCCACACACGTCCAGCGCCGCGAGCGCCAACGTGTCCGGCATGTCCGTGGGCAGCTTCGCGTAGATGCCGCTGGCGAACAGGATCGCGTGTCCGCGGATGTCCACGCGGTCGATGTCCGCGTGCACCGCCTTCACCTCTTCGATGACCAGCGGCGTCAGCGTCAGGCTCACCAGCGTGGCGATGCGGTCGCCCACCTTGAGCAGCTCGCGCGCGGGGTGCCTGGCGCCCAGCTCCTTCACGCGGCCAATCAACATGCCGCCCGAGCCCGTCACGGGGTTCTGCATCTTCCCCCGCTCACGGACGATTTCCTGGATGCGCTCGCCAATGCGCTTCGCGTCGCCGCCCACCTCGCCCTTGATCTGCTTGAAGGACGCGGCGTCGATGTTGAGGCTCTCCACGTCGATGAGCAGCTCGGACTCGCGGCACGGCAGCGAAGGATCCAACTGCTTCGCGCGCTGGGGCAGCACGCCCTTCTCGCCAACGACGCGAGACAGCCCGTAGAGGTCGATGCTCATGTTCCCGTCTCCCTGAAGGTTGTCGGGCGCCCGGCCCCGCCACGGCGGGGCGCACCCAGGGAGGCGTCTACCCGCTCGGGCAGGGAAAAGGCCAGCGCCACGTCACGCGCGGTGGGCCGGGGCGTCCCCCAGCGGGCATCCCGACCACCGCGAGACAGGCCCTGGCCCCGTGCGTCAGTCCTGCGCCAGGTTCGGCACCAGGACGGACAGCGAGCGTGCGAAGCGGTACGACACACCGGAGTGGCCGTCCTCGAACTCCTCGTGGACGCGCTCGACGCCCGCGTTCTTGAAGTCCTCCGCGAGCATCCGCGTGCCCCAGCGGATGTTGAACTCGTCACGCGTCCCACAGTCCAGATACACCGTCTTCAGCTTCCGGAACGCGTCCATGAACTTGGGCACGAAGCGCACCGGGTCGTGCACCAGCCACCGGTTCCACACGTCGAGCCGCAGCCGGCCCGTGTTCGCGTCGAAGGGCAGCTCCACGTTGAGCGGCTCGCCCTTCTTCGGAGAATACGCGGCGGCCATCGCCAGAACGTTCACCACCGGGAAGTCGTCCCCGCGCATCTTCGTCTCACTCACGCGCGCCCGGAACTCGGCGTGCCACGCCTCCACGCCGCCGGCCTTCAGCAGCGCCGCCGCGGCCTTCGGGAGGTCCGGCAGGTAGCAGTATTCGAAGTAGGAATCCGCCGCGTGCGCGCCCACGTGGGAGAACAGTTCCGGGTGGTAGCGGCCCATCACCAGCGCGCCGTAGCCACCGGAGCTGTGCCCCACCACGGCGCGCGAGGCAGCCTTCGGCAGGGTGCGGTAGGTGCGGTCCACGAAGCCCACCACGTCCTTGGTCAGGTAGTCGCGGTACCGGCCAATGGCGTCGCTGTTCACCCACTGGCTGCCACCCAGCGACGTCCAGGCATCCGGGAAGACGCCGATGACGGGCGGAATCGCGCCGGACTCGACGAGGGCGTCCAGGCGCTGGGGGACGGTGGGCGCGAAGCCCGACGCGTTCGTCCACGAGCCGCCGCTGTTGCCGAAGGCATGCAGGAAGTAGACGACGGGGTAGCGTCTCTCATCCGCGCCGTAGCCCGGCGGCAGGTACACGGTGAGCTTGCGGCGAGCCGGGTCCCCCAGCGGGTTCGACTCCAGCGCGGGTGACAGCAGCTCACTCGACTCCAGCAATCCATTCATCCGTGCATTCCCTTCATCGGGCCCGCGGCTACGCGCGCGAACCGGGTTGCTTCCCCAGCACCTTCATCACCGCCTGGAGGTCCTCCCATGCCTTGCGCTTCTCCGCCGGGCTGCGAAGGAGGTACGCCGGGTGGAAGGTGGGCATCAGTTGGATGCCCTCGTAGGTGCGCCAGTTGCCACGCAGGCGGGTGATGGGCGTGCTGTCCCGCAGCAGCGTCTGCGCCGCGAACTTGCCCAGCGCCACCACCACCTTGGGCTGGATGGCGGCCAACTGCGCGCGCAGGAAAGGCTCACAGGCGGCAACCTCCTCCGGCTCCGGATTGCGGTTCCCCGGTGGCCGGCACTTCACGACGTTGCAGATGTAGACGTCGTCGCGGCGGTAGCCCATCGCGCCAATCATCTTCGTCAGCAGGTCGCCGGCCGCGCCGACGAAGGGCACGCCCTGCAGGTCCTCGTTCTCCCCCGGGCCCTCGCCCACGAACACCAGCTCCGCGCGGGGATTGCCCGAGCCGAACACGAGGTTCTTGCGCGTCGAGCACAGATTGCAGCGCTGGCAGTCGCCCAGCTCCCGGCGAATCTCATCCAACATCGGCCGCTCGCCGTTCGCCGCTCCAGGCAGAGCCCCAGCGGGCCGCGACGTGGGCGGCGGCGCATCCACACGCATCCCCGCGACCGGCGTTCGAGGCGCCGGAGGCTGGCCCTCAACGGCGCCGAGAGCCATCCCCCCAGGACGCATGGGAGGCGTGGACGGGGGCGGCACCCGGGCCGGCGCTGCGACACCGACTCCCGGCGGTGCCACTACACCAGCAGGAGTCGCCGGGCCCGGCCGCTCCGTGCCGATGGAACGGTGCTCCGGTGCCGGGCTTGCCAGCGGCGGACGGGGCAGCGGAGCCTCGGGGCGAGCAGGAGGCGCAGCGTCCACAGTTCCCTGTGTCCGGGCGAAGCGCGCGCGCAAGGAGGGAGCCGAGCGTTGGAGCTCGAGCGCCGCCTTGGCGTCAATCATCAGCACCCGGCCAGCGGCCTCCTCCTGCCAGAGGAGGTGGCGGCGCACATCGTCCAGCAGGGCGCTCAGGTCCTGCGAGGCCTCGGGCGTGTCATCAATCACGGTCCTGGATCGGTATCGGACGTGGCGCCCGTGCGCAAGGAAGCGGACGCCCAAGCCGGCTGTTCGCCTCCCGCCAGAGCAGTTCCAGGCCCACGCCCGGAGTCCTACCCCGCCCTGCCCCCAGTCATCCGCCCTGGAGGCACCCCGGACCCACGCTATCTTGCGCCCCGAACCCGGTGTCACGCAGCAAGGAGCCGCCATGGCGCACCAGAACCCGGATTACCGCCAGGACACGGAGGACCTGTTCACATCGGCCGCCTTCGTCATGGACCTGGGCATCCAGCCCGTGGACATCCGCCCCGGCGAGGTGGAGGCCCGGCTGGTGGTGCAGCCCCGACACCTGCAGCAGGACGGCGTCATCCACGCTGGTGTCCAGGCGACGCTGGCGGACCATACGGCGGGCGCGGCGGCCTTCTCCGTCGTTCGGAAGGGCCAGCGAGTGTTGTCCACCAGCATCACCGTCCACCTGCTCCAGACGGCGTCCGGTGAAGAACTGCGGTGCAAGGCCCGGGTGCTGCGCGCCGGCCGCCGGCTCATCGTCACGGAGTCCGAGGTCCACGCCGTCTCCGGCGGCACGCCCCGGCTCGTGTCGAAGACCACCGTCACCCTCGCAGTGATGGAGCCCCGCTAGGACGGAGACACGAGCAGCAGCTCGATGAGGGCCTGCGCCACCTCGCGCTTGCTGCCCTGGAGTTCATGCTGCGCGCCCGAACGCGTGAGCACCGTCACCCGGTTGGTGTCCGTTCCAAAGCCCGCGCCAGGGGCCGTCACGTCGTTGGCGACAATCGCGTCCAGCCCCTTGCGCTCCAGCTTGTCGCGCGCGTGCGCCACCACGCGCTCCGTTTCCGCCGCGAAGCCCACCAGCACCGGCCGCTTCGGCTGTCCCGCCACCTGGCGGGAGGCCTCCGCGAGCACGTCCGGCGTGCGCACGAGCGTCAGCGCCTCGGGCGACGTCGAAGCGCCCTTCTTCACCTTCTGCGGCGCGCGCGTCTCCGGGCGCCAGTCGCTGACCGCCGCAGTGGCGATGAACACATCCACCGTGCCCACCCGTGAGAGCACCTCGCGCGCCATGTCGTCCGCGCTCACCACGTCCACGATGTCCAAGCCGCCGCGCTCCACGGTGCCCACGGGACCAAGCACCACTGTCACCTCGGCGCCCAGGGTCCGGGCCGCGTGCGCGAGCGCCATGCCCATCTTCCCCGTGGAGGGATTGGAGATGAACCGCACCGGGTCCAGGAACTCGCGCGTGGGGCCCGCCGTCAGCAGCACCCGCTTCCCCGCCAGTGGGCCAGCGCCGAAACGCGCCGCGACCGCCTGGACGATGGCTGGAACGTCCGCCAGTCGCCCCTCCCCCACGTCACCACAGGCCAGCATCCCCGCGCCTGGGCCCACGCGCGAGAAGCGCGGATAGGCCAGCAGGGCCGCCAGGTTCTCCTGCGTCAGGGGGTTGTCCCACATGGCCACGTTCATCGCCGGCGCCAGCACCACCGGCCCCCGGAAGGCAAGCAGCGACGTCGTCACGGCGTCGTTCCCCATGCCCGCGCGGATGCGCGCCAGCAGGTCCGCGGTGGCCGGCGCCACGACGAACACCTCGGCCCAGCGCGCAAGGTCCAGGTGGCCGAAGTTCCCCTCCTGGGCAGGGTCGAAATAGTCCGTGAGCACAGGGTGCCCGCTGAGCGCCTGGAAGGTGAGCGGGGTGACGAACTGGCGCGCGGACTCCGTCATGGCCACCCGCACCTCGGCGCCTGCACGCGACAGTTCCCGCACCAGCTCGCAGGCCTTGTACGCCGCGATGCCGCCACCCACGCCAACGACCACCCGGCGGCCTTTCAGAGTCGTCACGTCCATGCGGCTTCCTAATGCGCGGGGAGGCGGGCTCGCAACCGTCCCGGCAGGGCCTCAGTGGGCCATCATCACGACGTCACTGCTCGAAGGCACATCCACGACGCGGACCTCCGGTCCGCCTGGGGTCTCCACGTGGAAGTTGCCCCACACCAGCGTGTACCGCCCGGGCCGCAGGCCGCTCAAGCGGACCTGCTCCGACCGGGGCTGGTACACGAGCTGCGCCCAGCGCGAGCGCATCAACGCCACCGCCGGAGGATTGCCCACCGCCCCCAGCTCTCCCGCGACGACCCACAGCGCCCGGCCCCGCTCCGGCTTCACCTGGACGGCCAGCGACGCGGTGCCCGGCGCCGGGCCCAGGTCCAGCGACATCTCCGAGCCGCCAACCTGCACCACCAGCGCCGGCTCGCCAGAGAACTCCCGGTTCGCGCCCAGCGCGAAGCGGTAGTTGCCCGGGGAGATCTCCACGCTGTAGCCGCCATCCGGCCCGGTGACGATGGTGAGCGGTTCGCTGCGGTCCGCGTTGACGGCCTCGACCTCGAAGCCCGCCGCGGGGCTCCCGTCCGGGCGATATACCCGGCCACTCAGGCGCGTGGCCTGCCGCAGCTTGAGCTCCACCGGCCCCCGCGCGCCCCGCTCCAACGACTGGGTAGCGCTCAGCCGCCCCTTGCGCGCCGTGAGCGAGTAACGCGTCACATAGGGCGGGCTGGCCACCGTGAAGGTGCCGTCCTGCCCGGAGAGCACGGAGTCGTCACAGACGTCGCACGACACCACGGCATCTGGCACCGGCCCGCCGCCCTCGTCGACGACGCGGCCCGACACACCCGGCAGCTTCTCCAGCACCAGGTCTCCCAGGTCGGACGACGCCGGGCGATCCACCATCAGCGGCTCGTAGCCCGACGCGTCCACCGACGCGATGACGCGGTCGCCCGCTGTGGGCAACGGCAGCTCGAAGCGGCCATCCGGTGCATTCACATCGTGCTCGTCCACGCGAAAGCGGCGCACCGGCGCACCGTCATCGCCCATGACGCGCCCGCGATAGACGTCGCGCTTCTTGAGCACCACTCGCACCGGTGGGCCACCCGCCTTGCCCTCGGCGCGCTCGACCTGGTCATAGCCCGGGTGCCTCACCTCCAAGCGGTAGCCCCGGTCCGGCCGCAGCGCGCGGAACTCGAAACGGCCGCTCGCGTCGGACTGCACGGGCTCCGCGCCACGGGGCACCACCACCAACATGGCGCCCGCTACCGGCGCGTTCTGCCCGTCCACCACCTCGCCACTGAGCGGCGCTCCGGGCTTCAGCTCCGCCTCCAGCTTCAGCGTCTGCCCATCCGTCAGCGTCACCTCCCGGCGCTCCGACGGCTGATAGTCGGGATGGGACGCCATCATCGAATACGTGCCCGCGGGCATCCCGCGCATCGGGACCATCCCATCCGAGCCGGACGGCCGGTCACTCCGGAAGATGCCTTGCTGCTCAACCCACAGCACCACGTCCGCGCCTTCCACGCGGCGACCCTCGGCGGAGACTGTCACTTCCAACGACGCGCGAGGCTCCAGCGCCAGTTGCACGTCGGTGGCCGGCGCAGTCACCTTCAGCTGGCCACCACCCCACTCCGAGTGGTGCGCATGGAGCTCGTAGAGCCCCGGCGTGGGCACCTGCGCGATGAAGCGCCCTTCCGCGTCCGCCAGCGTCGACGCGCCCGTGGGCTGCACCAACACGGACACGCCCGGCGCGGGCCGGCCATAGACATCCAGCACCTGCCCGCTGATGACGGTGGCGCGCTCCATCTCCAGTTCGAGCGCCGTCTCCCCTGGCGTCACCTTCGCGGGCAGCTGCGCATCACGGAAGCCCTCGGCCTGCCCGGTCAGCACGTAGTTGCCCACGGCCAGGGGGCCCAGCGTCACCAACGCGCCGGTGCCCCCGCGCTCCTGCCGGACAACCTCCCCCGTCGGCATGCGCAACAGTAGCTCCGGTTGCGGCACGGGCTGTCCATCTTCATCCACCACCGTGACGAGCAGGCTCCCCGCCTCCTCCAGCGCCAGCGTCACCTGGGTGACGCGCTCGTCCAGCGTCAAGACGCGGGGCACGGACGCCAGGCCCTTGGCCTCCGCGGTCACCACCAATTGGTCCGGATACAAGCCGGTGAAGCGCACCGGAGTGCCGTCCGTGCGCAGCTCCCGCGACAGGTGGTCCGCGCGCAGCCGCACCAGCGCGGCCGCGGGGGAACCGTTTCGGGTGACGCGGACCTCCAGGGTGCGCGCGGGCGTCAGCTTCAGGCGCACGGGCTGTGGTCCCGCCTCCACCTGGGCCCCCACCGCGGGCAGGTACCCCTCCGCCGTGGCCAGCACATAGAAAGGCCCTTCGCCCAGGCCCGTCAGGGTGAAGCGGCCATCCGCTCCGCTCGTGGACTCGAAGGCCAGCGGCGCCCGCCGCGACACTCCGTGCACGTGAGCCCCGGCCAAGGGCCGGCCGGCATCGTCCACCACCTGCCCCACCAGGGTGCGCAGCGGCGGCAGGTACAGCTCCACCGGGTCTCCAGGCGCGGCCCGTTCGCGGAGCGCGACGCCCAGCCCTGGCGCGCGGGCCCACACGGAGAAGGACACGCCAGCCAGTTGCTCGAAGCGGAAGCGCCCTTCCGCGTCCGTGCTGACCGTGGCCCGCGGCGTCAGGAAGCCCTGCTGTTGCTCGAAAAACGCCAGCGTGTGCAGCGCCGTCTCACGCGCCGAGCAGGACAGGAGCGCCTGGCCACACACATCACAATGAACGCCCAGGAGCGTCCGCTCCGCGCTGGCGGCCAGGAACACCTCCGCGCCCGCGACGGGGCGACCCGAGGCGTCCAGCACACGTCCCGTGAGCGCCAGCCCCTCGCCCGCGGAGGCCACGTCCACGGCGGCGAACTCCGGCAGGGCCTTGCCAGTGGAGGCGTGCGTGTCGCGAGCGGCGGGCCCCGTCTCCGTGCCGGGCCACAGCCACACCACCCCTGCCGTGAGCAGGGTCGCCATCACGCCTATGACAATCCAGTTGCGCATGCGCAGACGGCGCGGACGTTAGCCCGGAGCCGGGCGCGGAACGGCCGATTCCCCCTGAAAATTCCGGACGCGTCCTTTCCCGAACGCATGGGCGAGCCTCGCCTACAGCTTGTCTTCGAGGTCATCCAGGCGCTTCTCGACCCGCTCGAAACGCTCCTGGGTCGAATCCGCCATGGAAGTCAGCAGCCGGGCCATGCGGCCCGCATGGGCCTCCATCCGGCTCATGCGTCCCGACACGGAACGCAGCCCGACGATCATGGACTCCACGGTCGACATCATCGTCTCCATGTTGCCCATCATGGAGTCCATGTTCGACTGCATGGCCGCCATGTTCGACCGCATGGTCGCCATGCCGGCTCGCATGGACTCCATGCCCATCGCCATGCCTTCGATGTCCCCCTGCGTCGCCCTCAGCTCATGGCGCAGCTCAACCACCTCGCCCAGGAACTTCACCACCACG
It encodes the following:
- a CDS encoding carboxypeptidase regulatory-like domain-containing protein, encoding MRNWIVIGVMATLLTAGVVWLWPGTETGPAARDTHASTGKALPEFAAVDVASAGEGLALTGRVLDASGRPVAGAEVFLAASAERTLLGVHCDVCGQALLSCSARETALHTLAFFEQQQGFLTPRATVSTDAEGRFRFEQLAGVSFSVWARAPGLGVALRERAAPGDPVELYLPPLRTLVGQVVDDAGRPLAGAHVHGVSRRAPLAFESTSGADGRFTLTGLGEGPFYVLATAEGYLPAVGAQVEAGPQPVRLKLTPARTLEVRVTRNGSPAAALVRLRADHLSRELRTDGTPVRFTGLYPDQLVVTAEAKGLASVPRVLTLDERVTQVTLALEEAGSLLVTVVDEDGQPVPQPELLLRMPTGEVVRQERGGTGALVTLGPLAVGNYVLTGQAEGFRDAQLPAKVTPGETALELEMERATVISGQVLDVYGRPAPGVSVLVQPTGASTLADAEGRFIAQVPTPGLYELHAHHSEWGGGQLKVTAPATDVQLALEPRASLEVTVSAEGRRVEGADVVLWVEQQGIFRSDRPSGSDGMVPMRGMPAGTYSMMASHPDYQPSERREVTLTDGQTLKLEAELKPGAPLSGEVVDGQNAPVAGAMLVVVPRGAEPVQSDASGRFEFRALRPDRGYRLEVRHPGYDQVERAEGKAGGPPVRVVLKKRDVYRGRVMGDDGAPVRRFRVDEHDVNAPDGRFELPLPTAGDRVIASVDASGYEPLMVDRPASSDLGDLVLEKLPGVSGRVVDEGGGPVPDAVVSCDVCDDSVLSGQDGTFTVASPPYVTRYSLTARKGRLSATQSLERGARGPVELKLRQATRLSGRVYRPDGSPAAGFEVEAVNADRSEPLTIVTGPDGGYSVEISPGNYRFALGANREFSGEPALVVQVGGSEMSLDLGPAPGTASLAVQVKPERGRALWVVAGELGAVGNPPAVALMRSRWAQLVYQPRSEQVRLSGLRPGRYTLVWGNFHVETPGGPEVRVVDVPSSSDVVMMAH
- the coaBC gene encoding bifunctional phosphopantothenoylcysteine decarboxylase/phosphopantothenate--cysteine ligase CoaBC, giving the protein MDVTTLKGRRVVVGVGGGIAAYKACELVRELSRAGAEVRVAMTESARQFVTPLTFQALSGHPVLTDYFDPAQEGNFGHLDLARWAEVFVVAPATADLLARIRAGMGNDAVTTSLLAFRGPVVLAPAMNVAMWDNPLTQENLAALLAYPRFSRVGPGAGMLACGDVGEGRLADVPAIVQAVAARFGAGPLAGKRVLLTAGPTREFLDPVRFISNPSTGKMGMALAHAARTLGAEVTVVLGPVGTVERGGLDIVDVVSADDMAREVLSRVGTVDVFIATAAVSDWRPETRAPQKVKKGASTSPEALTLVRTPDVLAEASRQVAGQPKRPVLVGFAAETERVVAHARDKLERKGLDAIVANDVTAPGAGFGTDTNRVTVLTRSGAQHELQGSKREVAQALIELLLVSPS